The sequence ATCAGATTTCGGGCCTGACTGTTTGTAATCCATGTGGGGGGTGGGAGcggtatagcctagaaggtttcagtggtcatattaatcgttaccgagttggtcgggctagtaccttaatggtgctttgttaccggaacgtaccggatctataatcGGCAAAGGAACAtgaacatcaataacactccccaaatgttcggtgagtgtctttatcgttaatacaacaacaactgtttGTAATTGGAGGTATAACGGTCGATCAGTAGAGAAGGTCTTGGTATCCCTTTTATTCTACTTCGGCTTCCGATTACAGTTCTGATCTCGATAAAGCATGCTTAAAAAATCCGAATCCGGTAACGAAAGTCGATCAGTAGAGTAGATCTTGGCAACCCTTTTATTCTACTTCGGCTTCCGGTTGCAGTTCTGATCTCGATAAAGCATGCTTAAAAATCCGAATCCGGTTTCGGTTTCGAGGCATTCACTTCCGTTACATCTCTATTATATTCTTTGACACTGCAATACCAATATGACTAACTCACATCGATCACTATGAGCTCACAGATTCTTACAATAATGGACAAGCGatagtacctatatatatattagtcattattgttgttgctttgtttgcGATCACTTGTTTTGATTACTTCATACAAGGGGACTAAAGCTATTTTAATTCATTTAGTTTAGTCCCAGACGGAGCGTGGCTGTGAGCGCTTATGCGAAAGAGGaagttaatttttcgtacaaaactAATAGAAGGCAAAACTGTTCACAAAAATTAGTATCTAGTATCTTTAAGGAGGCCATAAAATGAACTTGAAAGTGCTGCTGCTACTTTCCGTGCTCGTCACGAGCTGTTGCGGTGCTAAGAGAGCCGAACCAAAAGTATTTTGTAAAGatgaaaaaggagaaaaagtggACTGGTAAGTACGAGCAATGCTAGATATAAGTAAACCAAAAAGGGCGGGGGATTACAACAACAAATGCGCAAACGAAATCAGCTCCTCGTACTTCAAGAGACTCTTTTTCAGAATTACTGCAGCGCGTCCTCTGAAATAGCGTTCTGTTGTGGATATGGAATTTTTGGAATAAGTAATCTGTTTCCGATCCACCAGTTATTGtgtttttcgtttattttaagtCTCAATAATTTATCTTTCCATTTTCGTACCCTCAAAATAGGTTCTACATGTACAAGCTGCCACGAAATCACGCACGAAACGGTGCCAAACGCAATGGCAACGGCTTTAATTATCTCTACATCACCAGTCGTAACTATGACGCCTGGCAATTGTCAACACACGAAGTTACCTCGCTCGAGTCCATGCCTGGCAAACTACTACAACCACTTTTCGACGACGAGCGCATACTAATACTTGCCTACAATGATCAGAAACCTAACAGCAACTCGACCACCATGAAAGCACACGCCAAGGGTTTATTAGCCACCGACGGCGAAACAGCTATTTGGTTAGTGCATTCCGTACCAAAATATCCGGAAATACCACAATACAAATACCCTGCCACTGGAGCGCGTTATGGACAAAGCTTTCTCTGTATGTCTTTGCAAGGTAGCGAAGTGGATAAGGTTGCCACACAATTGCGTTTAATGGTGCCGCTCGTCTATTACACGCGCACGCCGGAAGCTGTACTCGCGCGTTTTCCCATACTACAGTTGGTGGTGCAGGGCAAGTGGAAAAAGGAAGCGCCCTATCAAAATGGACTGAAATTGCAAACACTTGATGGCGAGAAATTCAAATCTTTTGCAAAGAGTGGAAAGGCTGTAACGGAATTGTATGAAGATATTATAGCGCCAGCTTTGGATGTTAATCTGTTAGTGGAGACTTGGCGTAATGGTGGCGGTAATTTGGCATCGAATTGCACGCGTAGTGACAAGTGAGTTGCAGACTTGCTCTTTTAAATGTTTCTCAAAAAATTCTTATCTCCCTCTCTTTCTCACAGAGTTTTCAATATACAAGAAATCAAAGAGCAAGAACTACAAATTTCATTCCACACCAATTCGGATCATTCCAAGTGGGCTGTTTCGCAAGCAAGTGGTTTCAAACTTTGGCGCTGGCGCATTGGTGGCGCAGATTGGATTTGTGTTGGTGACATCAATCGTCAGAAAGAACAGTTGTTGCGTGGTGGTGGCAGTGTTTGCCTGAAAAATAGCAAAATTGCAAAACTCTACAGAGATATGATACAAAGTTATGAGCCATGCCCAAGAAATGGTAATAAGGCACAACTCGTAAATGGAACTCAAGAGGAAAGAGAGCAAAACTTGGCTGCAATCGAAGACGAAATTTGAGCATTGAATCATCCCATACAAAATTGGTTAAGTAGAACTAAGTTGACGATCCAGAATCGGCTcagtattttttattatttgtaagCTTAATGTCTTTGTAAGTTCGAATTTAATGAAGAATAAAATAGCAATAAGAGTACCCCGATCTGAACTACGAGCACTTTGTTAGATTACATTAGGATAGGTGGGTTTGCCACCCTCTTTGGAGCAAACAATTCACTAGCGACTTATCTCAAAATTTAATTCAGAACAATCTTTATCAACATAAAGAGGTCTCCCGAGAGTTGGGTATAAGGACGGAACGTCCCATACTTACACACGAATAACAAAATATAGCTGAATGAAATCATCAAAGATTATTCCATTTCCACCTTTTACAAACGCTCTTATGCGGGGACGGTATTCAAGAGGTGACAGTTCTACCTTAATATACGTAAGAGTCGTTTCTTTCCCTGAAGGTGGAAGGGGGTGTTGCAGATGTAAACAGTGCCTTGTTGGATATTACTCCTGTGCGCGCCGGTAGTACACTCTCCTGGGACTCCCTCGGGAACAATTTAGTTTAGCAAACCTTCGAGTTTATGGATTCAAGTCGCATCTTACGAAAGGTATggctaccgcgggtatactctaattTCTTCAAACCACTGGTGGTTATATCTCGGTATATTTTATCGAAGCGATGCGGATGTTTTGCCCGTTCATGAAGTCTCCGTGATCTTCCAGTTAGTCTATAACAGTTTACGAGTACAATTTTGAGGTGTAAAGTTGGGAAGGAGGTTGCTTTGGGGAATTAGGGGTGGATGAACGCACCTTGATAGTATAAGGCATGgtcccgtgttgttgttgttgttgtagcgataaggttgctccccgaaggctttggggagtgttatcgatgtgatggtcctttgccggatacagatccggtacgctccggtaccacagcaccattaaggtactagcccgaccatctcgggaacgatttatgtggccacattaaaccttcaggccatcccctccctccccaccccaagttccatgaggagcttggggtcgccagagcctcgtctgttagtgaaacaggattcgccgcggataggtgaggttgacaattgggtttggagaagctatatattgcgctggcaacctgaagggttgcgctacacaccccttgaatctggtattttagtcgcctcttacgacaggcatacctaccgcgggtatattctgacccccttacccgctgggggacaTGGTCCCGTGTGCTCTCGAGAGATCGATCCCGAAGTACTTACATTCATTCTATACTGGTGTACGGTCTACATGGCATGAGGACCCAAGAGCTAATGCTATTGTGCCACAAGAAAAGCCGGGGACTACAGATCTGCATTGCTTCTATCCATAGAAAAACGCTGCTATTGATGTCGTAGCCGTGGACCGCAGGAAGCATGAACAGCGAAGACCAAACACTTTTTCAAGATAGAAATTATAATCCTAGGTTGCGAAACAACTCGAATCTCTGCGGTATGTAGTTGGAAGTGCGCTTTTTCTCAAGCCACTCTGAGCCGCTAAGCTTTTATCTTCTTCTCGCTCTAGAGTCTGAATGCGTATGTGAAGAAAGGCTCCCAAATCAGATGTCTTTGTCATGATCCTTAGCCTACTTTTGGAAGGATTTATATCAACTTTTGTAGGGTTTGGCATTGTACCATCAGAGCAATCTCCTCACCTGGCAAAATTATTTCTGGTTGGCATCTGTCTTATAGTATTGGTTTCCGTTGTTAAGGCTACAAATCCTTTCGAGATTTTCGGCAAGGCTCTGTTTGGTTAAACTTGTGATCTGAAACCCAGTCTAATAAGATATTGCTTGAAAAAACTTGGGATTCACGGGTTGTGCTGCACAACAATTTCAATGTTTTCAAATGTGTTGTAAGACCTAGTAATATTTTTCAATCTTTAATAACTTTCATATAATAtacaaattcataaaaacttttaTATTCTAGTTAGAGTCTAGCATAAAATTTACTTCTGCTGCTTCAATTGAATTTTACGTTTTAAACTATTAACCAGTAACTTATTCTCTAATTGTTTTTTCGGTCGTTTGGCTTCAACTTCATGTACTGCATCATTATCACCTCCTTTTACAATCCCATTACCATGACGTCGCTTGAGCTTCTCTTGTATCAACAATTCCATTGCTTTAGTTTTCTTGAAATGCGAATCTGTGGGGTCAATATTGAATTTTGCCGATGTGAAAACAGCCTGAAAACGTGCATCATTTATATTTAGTTGGAAATTATCTTCCACTGCTTTGGATTCATTGGCAATGGCTGATTTTGATTTCTTCAATTGTTTGCGTCTTTTACGTTTCGATTTCGTTTCTTGTTCcgattttagaattttttccaaACTAAAATGTTGCTTGCCTTGCTCTTCAGCGTCATCATCGTCTAGGAGAAGTTGCAACTCTTTTGCTTGCCTTTCTTCTTCTTCTGTTGCTTGTTGCCTATCCAATGCATTTTCTTGCTTTTTCATGTTTTCACGCTTTTTCGCTTTGGGATCAACGAATTCACCAGTTGCAAATTCTTCTGCAAAATAGGGATCATTCATATCGATGCCATCGGGAATGCTATCAGAGTCATTGTTCGCATCCGGATCCAAACCGTTTACTTGCATTTTCTTTTTCTTGCGCTCTTCCTTACGTTGCTTATTTTTTTCATTACGTTTTTTCAATACCTTCTCAATGGGTGTCAATTGCTGCTCCTTTTTTTGCCATTCGGGATCTGTTTCCTGCGCAACTTTGTCCTTATTTTGCTCTATATGCCAAGTTAGttccatttcaaattttttattcttcttttgtttttctttttcgttAATTTCCGCTAATAACGCTTTGTACTTGTTTATAACATCATCTTTTTTACGTTTAGGCTTTTCGTTGTTAGGCTCTACGCCACCGTTTGCTTCTTCTTTACTATCAAGCTCTTTGCCCATTGCATTTTCACTTTGATCCTCTTCATCTTCCTCCTCTTCCTCACTACTGTATGCCACGATTTTACGCAAGTCCCTATCACTGACTTCATCTAACTTTCCACTTGCCAATTTCTCACCCAATTCTTGTCTTTCTATCGCGGTTTCATCCCATGTCAGATCAACCTTGGCCTGCTGTAATGCTGTTGTTGTAAATTGGCGTGGCTGATAGCTATTGGTATCTGGTAAATCTGTACACACATCGGTAGCTTCATCATCATCGAAACTTGTGCCGTTTGGTATGACACGTAAATCAACACGCGTCGCTGAACTTTCATACTCAATGCCATCGCATTCCTTGTAAATCTTGTCCGCTGTTGCCACGCTGTCAAATACGGCTACGGCATAGTAGTAACGCAGTCGATTTAACTGGTACTGACGCAGCTTTTCCATGTGATATTCATCGCCTTCTTCCGCATCACTATCCTGCTCTTGTACGAGTTCTTCATCTGAATCACTCTCTGCATCTGAGCGCTGGAAATATAATAATCGATCAattactaaaagaaaatttcatttttagttCTACCTTTTTGCTACTCAGTTCTTTCCGTAGCCCGATTAACTCAGTTGGACCATGTACATCTTCTTCCCGCATGCGCTCTTTTCCAAATTCTGAGGGATAAATTGTTACGCTTAGCACGCTACCACCCGGCGGCAGAAACGAACTAAATAACACCATTAAATCCACTGCACGTATACGATCCCAGTCCATATTACATACCGCCAATCGGTTTGTAGACTCTTTTGTAGTTTCCGCCTCTTGATCTAACTCA is a genomic window of Eurosta solidaginis isolate ZX-2024a chromosome 4, ASM4086904v1, whole genome shotgun sequence containing:
- the LOC137247842 gene encoding ESF1 homolog translates to MARDKPQKGEKVKKPKSAHGKPTIRTEAPSNSSIWQDERFQHLVSDPRFRGIPKVQRKVKIDKRFQSMFTDDKFKVKYTVDKYGRRVNKSNAEDLRKYYEINTSDSETDEEGDKVKQPSAEVDDDVMQEELEKRKEEKAISRDNADDSGESTPNEQEAGENDEFESDGEEVPKTLRERLLNPNIDYARGEGRLVTDSSSDEESSEEEEDLVANIDHVWGELDQEAETTKESTNRLAVCNMDWDRIRAVDLMVLFSSFLPPGGSVLSVTIYPSEFGKERMREEDVHGPTELIGLRKELSSKKRSDAESDSDEELVQEQDSDAEEGDEYHMEKLRQYQLNRLRYYYAVAVFDSVATADKIYKECDGIEYESSATRVDLRVIPNGTSFDDDEATDVCTDLPDTNSYQPRQFTTTALQQAKVDLTWDETAIERQELGEKLASGKLDEVSDRDLRKIVAYSSEEEEEDEEDQSENAMGKELDSKEEANGGVEPNNEKPKRKKDDVINKYKALLAEINEKEKQKKNKKFEMELTWHIEQNKDKVAQETDPEWQKKEQQLTPIEKVLKKRNEKNKQRKEERKKKKMQVNGLDPDANNDSDSIPDGIDMNDPYFAEEFATGEFVDPKAKKRENMKKQENALDRQQATEEEERQAKELQLLLDDDDAEEQGKQHFSLEKILKSEQETKSKRKRRKQLKKSKSAIANESKAVEDNFQLNINDARFQAVFTSAKFNIDPTDSHFKKTKAMELLIQEKLKRRHGNGIVKGGDNDAVHEVEAKRPKKQLENKLLVNSLKRKIQLKQQK
- the DNaseII gene encoding deoxyribonuclease-2-alpha, which encodes MNLKVLLLLSVLVTSCCGAKRAEPKVFCKDEKGEKVDWFYMYKLPRNHARNGAKRNGNGFNYLYITSRNYDAWQLSTHEVTSLESMPGKLLQPLFDDERILILAYNDQKPNSNSTTMKAHAKGLLATDGETAIWLVHSVPKYPEIPQYKYPATGARYGQSFLCMSLQGSEVDKVATQLRLMVPLVYYTRTPEAVLARFPILQLVVQGKWKKEAPYQNGLKLQTLDGEKFKSFAKSGKAVTELYEDIIAPALDVNLLVETWRNGGGNLASNCTRSDKVFNIQEIKEQELQISFHTNSDHSKWAVSQASGFKLWRWRIGGADWICVGDINRQKEQLLRGGGSVCLKNSKIAKLYRDMIQSYEPCPRNGNKAQLVNGTQEEREQNLAAIEDEI